In Streptomyces thermolilacinus SPC6, a single genomic region encodes these proteins:
- a CDS encoding PAC2 family protein has protein sequence MLDPQDLYAWEPKGLAVADMALAQESAGLIMLYHFDGYIDAGETGEQIVDSLLDSLPHQVVARFDHDRLVDYRARRPLLTFRRDRWTAYDTPAIELRIVQDATGAPFLLLSGPEPDVEWERFAAAVRQIVERLGVRLSVNFHGIPMGVPHTRPVGLTPHGSRTDLVPGHRPSFDEAQVPGSAVALIEYRLIEAGHDVLGVAAHVPHYVARSTYPDAALTAVEAITAATGLVLPAVAHNLRTAAQRTQTEIERQIGEGDEELVALVKGLEHQYDAMAGAETRGSLVAEPVDLPSADEIGREFERFLAEREGDTP, from the coding sequence GTGCTTGATCCGCAGGATTTGTACGCATGGGAGCCGAAGGGCCTGGCAGTCGCCGACATGGCGCTCGCCCAGGAATCGGCCGGCCTGATCATGCTCTATCACTTCGACGGATACATCGACGCGGGAGAGACCGGCGAGCAGATCGTCGACAGCCTGCTGGACTCCCTTCCGCACCAGGTCGTGGCCCGCTTCGACCACGACCGCCTGGTCGACTACCGGGCCCGCCGCCCGCTGCTCACCTTCCGCCGCGACCGCTGGACCGCCTACGACACCCCGGCCATCGAGCTGCGGATCGTCCAGGACGCCACCGGCGCGCCGTTCCTGCTGCTGTCCGGGCCCGAGCCCGACGTGGAGTGGGAGCGCTTCGCCGCCGCCGTGCGGCAGATCGTGGAGCGGCTCGGCGTGCGCCTCTCGGTCAACTTCCACGGCATTCCGATGGGCGTCCCGCACACCCGCCCCGTCGGCCTCACCCCGCACGGCAGCCGCACCGACCTCGTCCCGGGGCACCGCCCCTCGTTCGACGAGGCGCAGGTCCCCGGCAGCGCCGTCGCGCTCATCGAGTACAGGCTGATCGAGGCGGGGCACGACGTGCTGGGCGTCGCCGCGCACGTCCCGCACTACGTGGCCCGCTCCACCTACCCCGACGCGGCGCTCACCGCCGTCGAGGCGATCACGGCCGCGACGGGCCTGGTCCTGCCGGCCGTCGCGCACAACCTGCGCACGGCGGCGCAGCGTACGCAGACCGAGATCGAGCGTCAGATCGGCGAGGGCGACGAGGAGCTGGTCGCCCTGGTCAAGGGGCTTGAGCACCAGTACGACGCGATGGCGGGCGCCGAGACCCGGGGCAGCCTCGTCGCGGAGCCCGTGGACCTGCCGTCCGCCGACGAGATCGGCCGCGAGTTCGAGCGGTTCCTCGCCGAGCGCGAGGGCGACACGCCGTAA
- the coaE gene encoding dephospho-CoA kinase, which yields MLTVGLTGGIGAGKSEVSRLLVSYGAVLIDADRIAREVVEPGTPGLAAVVEAFGPDILTDEGTLDRPRLGSIVFGDAERLATLNGIVHPLVGARSAELQAAAAPDAVVVHDVPLLTENGLAPLYDVVVVVEASTGTRLERLVRLRGMTESEARARMAAQATPEQRRAVADYVIDNDGPLEALEPRVRKVWEELTARAARTAPE from the coding sequence ATGCTGACCGTAGGTCTCACCGGCGGAATCGGCGCCGGCAAAAGCGAGGTCTCCCGCCTCCTCGTCTCGTACGGCGCCGTCCTCATCGACGCCGACAGGATCGCCCGCGAGGTGGTCGAGCCCGGCACGCCGGGCCTCGCCGCCGTCGTGGAGGCGTTCGGCCCGGACATCCTGACCGACGAGGGCACCCTGGACCGGCCCAGGCTCGGGTCCATCGTCTTCGGCGACGCCGAACGCCTCGCCACCCTCAACGGCATCGTCCACCCCCTCGTCGGCGCCCGCTCCGCCGAGCTCCAGGCCGCCGCCGCGCCGGACGCCGTCGTCGTCCACGACGTGCCGCTGCTCACCGAGAACGGCCTCGCCCCGCTCTACGACGTCGTCGTGGTCGTGGAGGCGTCCACCGGGACCCGGCTCGAACGGCTCGTACGGCTCCGGGGCATGACCGAGTCCGAGGCCCGCGCCCGCATGGCCGCCCAGGCCACCCCCGAGCAGCGCCGCGCCGTCGCCGACTACGTCATCGACAACGACGGCCCGCTCGAAGCGCTGGAACCGCGGGTCCGGAAGGTGTGGGAGGAGCTGACGGCACGCGCCGCCCGCACCGCGCCGGAATAG
- a CDS encoding tetratricopeptide repeat protein: MPDSNPETHVIDYRAAEQLLAARDPRGAVKLLDSVIAAHPENTAARLLRARAFFAAAQLRPAELEFELVLEREPDNAYAHFGLARTLQRAGRPQHARRHFRLAAALDPKPEYLEAARFDTPTDGDGPTP; encoded by the coding sequence GTGCCCGACAGCAACCCGGAAACCCATGTCATCGACTACCGGGCGGCCGAGCAGCTGCTGGCCGCACGGGACCCGCGCGGCGCCGTCAAGCTGCTGGACTCGGTGATCGCCGCCCATCCGGAGAACACCGCCGCACGCCTCCTGCGCGCCCGCGCGTTCTTCGCGGCGGCCCAGCTGCGCCCCGCCGAGCTCGAGTTCGAGCTCGTCCTCGAGCGCGAGCCGGACAACGCCTACGCCCACTTCGGGCTGGCCCGCACCCTGCAACGGGCCGGCCGCCCCCAGCACGCCCGGCGCCACTTCCGCCTGGCCGCCGCCCTCGACCCGAAGCCCGAGTACCTGGAAGCGGCCCGCTTCGACACCCCGACGGACGGCGACGGCCCGACGCCGTGA
- a CDS encoding DUF6343 family protein, with protein sequence MRSGNEPVTARSPLRLRLGLGMWGLLWALAGTVAFAWTGRTGWAIACGVLLLVVATDVVMIVRHMRQGARYQPGPDVPPYEPYRPGRTGRRRGGPPTGP encoded by the coding sequence ATGCGCAGTGGAAACGAACCGGTCACCGCGCGCAGTCCGCTGCGGCTGCGCCTCGGGCTCGGGATGTGGGGCCTGCTGTGGGCCCTCGCCGGCACCGTCGCGTTCGCGTGGACGGGCCGGACGGGCTGGGCGATCGCCTGCGGGGTGCTGCTGCTGGTGGTGGCCACCGACGTGGTGATGATCGTGCGCCACATGAGGCAGGGCGCCCGTTACCAGCCGGGCCCGGACGTTCCCCCGTACGAGCCGTACCGGCCCGGCCGCACGGGCCGACGGCGCGGCGGGCCGCCCACGGGACCCTAG